A window of Apodemus sylvaticus chromosome 9, mApoSyl1.1, whole genome shotgun sequence contains these coding sequences:
- the Rpl37a gene encoding 60S ribosomal protein L37a translates to MAKRTKKVGIVGKYGTRYGASLRKMVKKIEISQHAKYTCSFCGKTKMKRRAVGIWHCGSCMKTVAGGAWTYNTTSAVTVKSAIRRLKELKDQ, encoded by the exons ATG GCGAAACGCACCAAGAAGGTCGGGATCGTCGGGAAATACGGGACCCGCTATGGTGCCTCCCTCCGGAAAATGGTGAAGAAAATTGAAATCAGCCAGCACGCCAAGTACACTTGCTCCTTCTGTGGCAAG ACGAAGATGAAGAGACGAGCCGTTGGCATCTGGCACTGTGGTTCCTGCATGAAAACAGTGGCGGGCGGGGCCTGGACCTACAA CACCACCTCTGCAGTCACGGTGAAGTCTGCCATCAgaagattgaaggagctgaaagacCAGTAG